The genome window CGGCTATCGCATTGCCCGCGGCTGGGAACTCGTTTCTGACGATGAACCCGCACTGTATTTGTTTTTTGGTAACGCCGGAGGCAATTCGAATGTAGTATCGCTTACCCGATAGGGAAGCGATGTTCTGGCCGGAACGCTTCCCTCCCGTTGGTCGGGTAAACGTTGCTACATAAGTTTCCTCCAGAAAAACTGCGCGCCTATGCAATAGACCAGTTGGTGAGGGAGAGGTTGGGGTTAACGTCGTCCGGTGAGTTGAAAGGAAGGCCTGCCTGCAGCTTAATGGCGGCGGCTCCGGCGATCATGGCGGCGTTATCGGTGCAGAGTCTGGGTGACGACAGTTTAAGCGGAATGCCGGTTTTTTCAGAGAGTGCGGCGAGCTTTTCGCGCAGCGGGCGGTTGAGCGATACACCGCCGGCGCACGCGAAGGAGGCGCAATTATATTTTTTGAGTGCGCGTTCCATGCGCTTGGTCAGCGCATCGGCAACCGCTTCCTGATAGCTGGCGGTGACATCGCGTTTTTCATCCTCGTCTTCCAGAGCAGAGGGATGTTTTTGAAGATGATAGAGCAGGGCGGTTTTGAGTCCGCTGAAACTGAAGCAGAGCTTGCGGTCGAAGGAGAAGGGCCAGTCGCCGCCGGCGTTGTCGAGCCCGCGCGGGAAGCGCACGGCGTTCGGGTTGCCGCCTTCGGCGAATTTCTGGACGGCGGGGCCGCCGGGATAGCCGAGTCCGAGCAGGGTGGAGCCCTTGTCGAGCGCTTCGCCGGCTGCGTCGTCGATGGTCTGGCCGATGACTTCGTAATGTCCCGGTTCTTTGATGTAGACGAGGCGGGTGTCGCCGCCGGAAACCATGAGGGTGAGCATGGGGAAGCATCCATCGAGCACCGGCGGTTCGTCGCCGAGGAAGACAGAGTAGATGTGGCCTTCGTGGTGGTTCATCCCCATCAGCGGCAGATCGAGGCTTTGGCTGAGTGCCCGCGCGGCGGAGTAGCCGATCAGCAGGGAGCTGGCGAGTCCGGGGCCATAAGTGACCGCGATGCCATCGAGGTCATCGAAGGTGCAGCCGGCTTCTGTAAGCGCCTGTTCGATGATGCCCGGCATTTTTTTGACGTGATCGCGCGAGGCGATCTCCGGCACAACGCCGCCGTAGGGCGCGTGCTTGGCAATCTGCGAATAAATGGCGTTGGCCTTCACCGCGCCGTCTATCACAACGGCAGCGGCGGTTTCGTCACATGAGCTTTCGATGCCTAGAATAATCATTGTTTGTGGTTCCGTTGCTCGCAAGGTGTTATTACGCCTAAGCCGTTTCTCTTTGTGTCCTGGCGACGAGAGCGAGAAACGAGCGGGCGAGCGATAATATATTGTTCGGTTATTTCGTCCATTCCTGCGAGATGATCATTCCTTTGAGCGCGCCGATGGCGGCGTCGAGCTGTACGTCCCGGATTTCGGGTTCTTCCGGCAGGAATTCATCTTCTTCGTTTTTCCGTTCTTTTTGTGTGCGCAGCAGGAACAGGTCTTCCGGAGACATTTTAACGATGTAGTCCGGCTCAATGCCGTGTTCGTGGATTACCCGTTCGCTGGGGGTGTAATATTTGGCGGTGGTCAGCTTTATGGCGGAGCCGTCTTCGAGAGGCAGGATGCTTTGGACCGATCCTTTGCCGAATGTTTTTTCGCCGACGAGCATTGCGCGTTTGTGATCCTGCAAGGCTCCCGACACGATTTCCGCGGCGCTGGCGCTTCCGCCGTTCACGAGAATAACCATCGGAAAGTCTTTGGCGGTGTAGTGAGTGAGTCCGGAGGATTCATACCGCTGTCCGTCCTGAGAGCTATTGCGGCCTTTGGTGAATACAATCAGCTCGCCGCGCGGCAGAAACAGTTCGGTGACTTCTGCGGCGGCGCTGAGCAGTCCGCCGGGATTGCCGCGCAGGTCCAGTACGAGGCCGGTCATGCCTTCGGAGCTCAGCTTTTCGAGCTGTTCTTTGAGATGCAGGCCGGTTGGTTCGTTGAATTGAGTGATGCGGATGTAGCCGATCCAGTCTTCGATCATTGCAGCGTCTTTCACGCTGGCGACGTCAATTTCTTCGCGCACGATCGTGATTTCGTCTGTTTTATGGTTCGAGGGGCGCAGGGTTTTGATTTTAACTTCAGTGCCCGGTTCGCCGCGCATCAGCTTGACAGACTCGGAAAGGGAGAGCTCGCGGGTTTCTTTGCCGTTGATTTCAATGATGATATCGCCGGAAAGAATGCCGGCTCGAAAGCCGGGGGTATCCTCCATTGGAGAAACAACGGTCAGCAGTCCGTCTTTCATGCTGATCACAATGCCGATGCCGCCGAAGCTTCCGGAGGTATCGTCCTTTAGGTCCGTATAGCTTTCTTCGTCGAGGAAAACGCTGTAGGGGTCCAGTTCCTGAAGCATGCCGGAGAGCGCGTGGTGGATGAGTGTGTCATAGCCCGCCTCCTCCGTGTCCACATAGCTGCGGTGCACTTCCTCGAGAACTTTTGTGAAAAGGGCGATGGCTTCGTAGGCATTGGTCAGTGGTTCAGCGGCCTGCAGTCCAAGGCTGCTGATCAATACGGCAAAGAAAATCTTCAACTTCATGCTGTTTCTCCTGCAAAAGATGCTCAAACAGCCTATCGGAAAAGTTGCAATGTTTGGAAGCCGGAAGTTCCGGTGACCGATAGTTTTCCAAAGTGCGGAGGTTTTGATCGAACTTACAGGAAGTTCATCTGTTTGGGTATATCCAGGTTGAACAGGATGTCTCAGAGAATATATTCAGCCCAGATGTTCTGGAGTTTGCGGATTTCCACTTCCGGCTCAGGACTCTGCATAATCGCGCGCACAGCGCAGTAGTTAACTGCGCCCGCCTGAAGAATCTCTGCCAGATTGGTTCCGTCAATTCCGCCGAGCACGACGTGTGGAAGCGGTGTTGATTTGGCGATGGCGCCGGCACGTTCTACGCCGAGATCGGGGTCGGCGATGGCTTTGGTCGGCGTCGGGAAGATGGGGCCGATGCCGATATAGTCCGGTTTCTGATCAATTGCGGTTTCGGCCTGCTTTTCGCTGTGCGTCGAAAGGCCGAAAATCTTTCCGGGCACGTTCCAGATTTTACGGGCCTCGGCCAGCGACATGTCGCCCTGGCCGAGATGCACGCCGTCGGCGTCGACCTCTTTGGCGATCGTGACGTCATCATTGACGATGAACAGGCTGTCTGTGCCGCGCGTCACTTCGCGGACTTTCCAGGCTTCGGAAACAATCTCATCGCGCGTCGCGTTCTTCATCCGCAGCTGAATAAACGGCACACCGCAGCGTACACCGGCCCGCGCGCATTCTTCGTATCCGACGACCGGATTGGTCATCACCATGTAGAGTCCATAAGAAATTTTCATGTTGGAGAGCATACAGATTTTATTGGCC of Tichowtungia aerotolerans contains these proteins:
- the tsaD gene encoding tRNA (adenosine(37)-N6)-threonylcarbamoyltransferase complex transferase subunit TsaD, with the translated sequence MIILGIESSCDETAAAVVIDGAVKANAIYSQIAKHAPYGGVVPEIASRDHVKKMPGIIEQALTEAGCTFDDLDGIAVTYGPGLASSLLIGYSAARALSQSLDLPLMGMNHHEGHIYSVFLGDEPPVLDGCFPMLTLMVSGGDTRLVYIKEPGHYEVIGQTIDDAAGEALDKGSTLLGLGYPGGPAVQKFAEGGNPNAVRFPRGLDNAGGDWPFSFDRKLCFSFSGLKTALLYHLQKHPSALEDEDEKRDVTASYQEAVADALTKRMERALKKYNCASFACAGGVSLNRPLREKLAALSEKTGIPLKLSSPRLCTDNAAMIAGAAAIKLQAGLPFNSPDDVNPNLSLTNWSIA
- the thiE gene encoding thiamine phosphate synthase; this translates as MKISYGLYMVMTNPVVGYEECARAGVRCGVPFIQLRMKNATRDEIVSEAWKVREVTRGTDSLFIVNDDVTIAKEVDADGVHLGQGDMSLAEARKIWNVPGKIFGLSTHSEKQAETAIDQKPDYIGIGPIFPTPTKAIADPDLGVERAGAIAKSTPLPHVVLGGIDGTNLAEILQAGAVNYCAVRAIMQSPEPEVEIRKLQNIWAEYIL
- a CDS encoding S41 family peptidase, which gives rise to MKLKIFFAVLISSLGLQAAEPLTNAYEAIALFTKVLEEVHRSYVDTEEAGYDTLIHHALSGMLQELDPYSVFLDEESYTDLKDDTSGSFGGIGIVISMKDGLLTVVSPMEDTPGFRAGILSGDIIIEINGKETRELSLSESVKLMRGEPGTEVKIKTLRPSNHKTDEITIVREEIDVASVKDAAMIEDWIGYIRITQFNEPTGLHLKEQLEKLSSEGMTGLVLDLRGNPGGLLSAAAEVTELFLPRGELIVFTKGRNSSQDGQRYESSGLTHYTAKDFPMVILVNGGSASAAEIVSGALQDHKRAMLVGEKTFGKGSVQSILPLEDGSAIKLTTAKYYTPSERVIHEHGIEPDYIVKMSPEDLFLLRTQKERKNEEDEFLPEEPEIRDVQLDAAIGALKGMIISQEWTK